A DNA window from Fragaria vesca subsp. vesca linkage group LG3, FraVesHawaii_1.0, whole genome shotgun sequence contains the following coding sequences:
- the LOC101293662 gene encoding uncharacterized protein LOC101293662: MADWNRMLSKSSGFGVGDSSSEDFQEEVWGVTQQERKYNFTQESCSSSSSSSSARSLSTAPRTIVKACDNSLSTHDSNVVQRSAPISIPDWSKNYGKNEDNHDGYDVQFNGEDDDANDNEDEMVPPHEWLARKLRRSQISCFSVVEGRGRTLKGRDLRKVRNGVWKQTGFLE; this comes from the coding sequence ATGGCAGATTGGAACAGAATGCTGAGCAAAAGCAGTGGTTTTGGTGTTGGTGATTCAAGTAGTGAAGATTTTCAAGAAGAAGTGTGGGGTGTTACTCAGCAGGAAAGGAAGTACAACTTTACTCAGGAGTCTTGCTCCTCTAGTTCTTCTTCTTCTTCTGCAAGGAGCCTCTCCACAGCTCCAAGAACCATTGTAAAGGCATGTGACAACTCTTTAAGCACCCATGACTCCAATGTGGTACAGAGATCGGCTCCAATTAGCATTCCTGATTGGTCAAAAAATTATGGGAAAAATGAAGATAATCATGATGGGTATGATGTCCAATTCAATGGTGAAGATGATGATGCCAATGATAATGAAGATGAGATGGTGCCACCACATGAATGGTTGGCTAGAAAGCTGAGAAGAAGCCAGATCTCATGTTTCTCAGTTGTTGAAGGGAGGGGCAGGACACTTAAAGGAAGAGACTTGAGGAAAGTAAGGAATGGTGTTTGGAAACAAACTGGTTTCTTGGAGTAG
- the LOC101293372 gene encoding soluble starch synthase 3, chloroplastic/amyloplastic-like, translating into MEVSLQAHRPLSCRTVFQDRRTNLKLKPVSGFCPHGRYSSWFKGDLTTGVSCKITASSADFSRRQRKVSSSRPNGPGPKATVPKPPVETSVPKTSQRNTGDKKGFASSTASVSGPKVDVKRIDETSRKVAESSSLSKTSATGRSFQEVENGSRDKGIDIDKKLSHEASLKLKLEMEEKQRMEEIERLAEENFSKGNKLFVYPQVVKPDQHIEVFLNRSLSTLNSEDDVVIMGAFNDWRWKSFTIRLIRTNLKGDWWSCQFHVPAEAYKIDFVFFNGKDVYDNNDKKDFCIEIESGMDAYAFEDFLLEEKRKELEKLAEEQAERERQAEEQRRIEAEKAAREFDRAEAKAETERRRKLVQELAKKAVRSVPDVWYIEPREFKGEDVVRLYYNRSSGPLANAKELWIHGGHNGWSAGLSIIESLVRSEEKDGDWWYAKVVVPEQAVVLDWVFADGPPQNATVYDNNHRHDFHAIVPKSIPEEQYWVEEEHQIYRKLQEERRLREEAIRAKAKKTALMKAEMKEQTLRRYLLSQKHVVYTEPLDVQAGSMVTIFYNPANTVLNGKPEIWFRCSFNHWAHRRGPLPPQKMVPAENGTHVKATVMVPLDAYVMDFVFSESEEGGLFDNKNEMDYHIPVFGGVSKESPMHIVHITVEMAPIAKVGGLGDVVTSLSRAVQDLNHHVDVILPKYDCLNLSNVKEFQYNRTYSWGGTEIKVWFGKVEGVPVYFLEPQNGLFYKGCIYGCKNDSERFGFFCHAALEYLLQSGSHPDIIHCHDWSSAPVAWLYKDHYSHYGLSKARIVFTIHNLEFGAHYIGKAVAYSDKSTTVSETYSKEIARNPAVAPHLYKFHGIINGIDQDIWDPYNDGFLPISYTSENVIEGKKAAKEALQQRLGLKTADLPLVGIITRLTQQKGIHLIKHAIWRTLERNGQVVLLGSAPDPRIQNDFVNLANQLHSSHGDRARLCLTYDEPLSHLIYAGSDFILVPSIFEPCGLTQLVAMRYGSIPVVRKTGGLYDTVFDVDHDKERAEAQGLEPNGFSFDGADAAGVDYALNRAISAWYDGQDWFNSLCKTVMEQDWSWNRPALEYMELYHAARK; encoded by the exons ATGGAGGTGTCTTTGCAAGCTCATAGGCCACTCAGTTGCAGAACTGTGTTCCAAGACAGAAGAACCAATCTCAAGCTCAAACCAGTTTCTGGGTTCTGTCCTCATGGAAGA TATTCTTCATGGTTCAAAGGAGACCTGACAACTGGGGTTTCATGTAAAATTACTGCTAGTTCAGCTG ATTTTTCTAGGAGACAGAGAAAAGTGTCGAGTTCAAGGCCTAATGGCCCTGGTCCAAAGGCAACAGTTCCCAAACCTCCAGTAGAGACTAGTGTCCCAAAAACAAGTCAAAGAAATACTGGAGACAAAAAGGGTTTTGCGTCTTCCACAGCCAGTGTTTCTGGGCCGAAAGTTGATGTAAAGAGGATTGATGAAACTAGTCGTAAAGTTGCGGAGTCTTCATCACTTAGCAAAACATCAGCAACTGGTAGAAGCTTTCAAGAGGTAGAGAATGGGAGTAGAGATAAAGGCATTGATATTGATAAGAAGCTATCTCATGAAGCTTCTTTGAAGTTAAAGTTGGAGATGGAAGAAAAACAACGTATGGAGGAGATTGAGAGGTTAGCTGAGGAAAACTTCTCCAAAGGGAACAAGCTCTTTGTCTATCCTCAAGTGGTGAAACCTGATCAACATATAGAAGTGTTTCTTAATAGAAGTCTTTCCACCCTAAACAGTGAAGATGATGTAGTCATTATGGGGGCTTTTAATGACTGGCGCTGGAAATCTTTTACCATTCGGTTGATCAGAACAAATCTCAAAGGGGATTGGTGGTCTTGTCAATTTCATGTTCCTGCCGAAGCATATAAGATAGATTTTGTGTTCTTCAATGGAAAAGATGTTTATGACAATAATGACAAGAAGGATTTCTGCATAGAAATAGAAAGTGGAATGGACGCCTATGCATTTGAAGATTTCTTACTCGAGGAGAAGCGTAAAGAACTTGAGAAACTTGCAGAGGAGCAAGCTGAGAGGGAAAGGCAAGCAGAAGAGCAGAGGCGAATCGAAGCAGAGAAGGCAGCAAGAGAATTTGACAGAGCAGAGGCAAAGGCAGAGACTGAAAGGAGACGGAAATTGGTGCAAGAGTTGGCCAAAAAGGCTGTAAGGTCAGTTCCAGATGTTTGGTACATAGAACCTCGGGAGTTTAAAGGTGAGGACGTGGTGAGGTTGTATTATAACCGAAGCTCAGGTCCTCTTGCTAATGCTAAGGAACTGTGGATTCATGGAGGACATAATGGTTGGAGTGCTGGCTTATCAATTATTGAAAGTCTTGTTAGGTCTGAGGAAAAGGACGGTGACTGGTGGTATGCCAAAG TTGTTGTACCTGAACAAGCTGTTGTATTGGATTGGGTTTTTGCCGATGGACCACCTCAGAATGCCACAGTATATGATAACAACCATCGTCATGATTTCCATGCAATAGTTCCGAAGTCTATTCCTGAGGAACAATATTGGGTTGAGGAAGAACACCAGATCTATAGGAAGCTCCAGGAGGAGAGGAGATTAAGGGAGGAGGCCATACGTGCCAAG GCCAAGAAAACAGCACTTATGAAAGCAGAAATGAAGGAACAAACTCTGAGAAGGTACCTGCTGTCTCAGAAGCATGTAGTCTACACTGAGCCCCTTGATGTCCAAGCTGGAAGCATGGTCACAATTTTCTACAATCCTGCCAATACTGTTCTTAACGGAAAGCCTGAGATTTGGTTCAGATGCTCCTTTAACCATTGGGCCCACCGCCGTGGTCCTTTGCCACCACAGAAAATGGTACCTGCAGAAAATGGTACCCATGTCAAAGCCACTG TTATGGTTCCACTCGATGCATACGTGATGGACTTTGTCTTTTCTGAGAGTGAAGAAGGCGGACTTTTTGATAACAAAAATGAAATGGATTATCACATTCCAGTGTTTGGAGGAGTTTCAAAGGAGTCACCAATGCACATTGTGCATATCACTGTTGAAATGGCACCCATTGCCAAG GTTGGAGGCCTTGGTGATGTGGTTACCAGTCTATCCCGAGCTGTACAAGACTTAAATCACCATGTCGACGTCATTCTTCCCAAGTATGACTGTTTGAACCTTAGCAAT GTTAAGGAATTCCAGTATAACAGAACCTATTCTTGGGGTGGTACTGAAATCAAAGTTTGGTTTGGGAAAGTGGAAGGGGTTCCAGTCTACTTTCTGGAACCTCAAAATGG ACTGTTTTATAAGGGTTGTATATATGGTTGTAAGAATGATTCGGAGAGATTTGGTTTCTTTTGCCATGCTGCTCTAGAATATCTACTCCAAAGTGGATCCCATCCT GATATCATTCATTGCCATGATTGGTCTAGTGCACCTGTTGCCTGGTTATATAAAGATCATTACTCGCATTATGGTCTTAGCAAAGCTCGCATTGTCTTCACAATTCACAATCTTGAATTTGGAGCGCACTATATTGGAAAAGCTGTGGCGTACTCAGACAAGTCTACTACT GTATCTGAGACTTATTCTAAGGAGATTGCTAGAAATCCTGCAGTAGCTCCGCACCTCTACAAGTTCCATGGCATAATAAACGGAATTGATCAAGATATATGGGACCCATACAATGATGGTTTCCTACCT ATATCATATACTTCTGAAAATGTTATTGAAGGCAAAAAAGCTGCTAAGGAAGCCTTGCAACAAAGGCTTGGTCTGAAAACAGCAGATCTCCCTTTAGTAGGTATTATTACTCGCTTAACTCAGCAGAAAGGAATCCATCTTATCAAGCATGCCATTTGGCGTACCTTGGAACGCAATGGACAG GTTGTATTGCTTGGTTCAGCTCCAGATCCTCGTATCCAAAATGACTTTGTAAATTTGGCGAATCAATTACATTCTTCTCACGGTGATCGTGCTCGTCTTTGTTTGACTTATGATGAGCCACTCTCACATTTG ATATACGCTGGTTCTGATTTCATCCTTGTTCCTTCAATATTTGAGCCATGTGGACTGACCCAACTTGTAGCAATGAGATACGGTTCCATACCTGTTGTTCGAAAAACCGGAG GGCTCTATGACACTGTGTTTGATGTTGACCATGATAAAGAGAGAGCAGAGGCGCAGGGTCTTGAACCAAATGGGTTCAGTTTCGATGGAGCTGATGCTGCTGGTGTTGATTATGCTCTAAATAG GGCTATCTCTGCCTGGTATGACGGTCAAGATTGGTTCAACTCGTTGTGCAAGACAGTGATGGAGCAAGATTGGTCTTGGAATCGGCCAGCTCTTGAATATATGGAGTTGTATCACGCAGCACGGAAGTGA